In Pseudoalteromonas tetraodonis, the genomic window CATGAACCGTGCTCTGCTACAAATAACTGTTGTTTATAGCTATCAGGGAACTGCTTGCCGGTATAAAAATGAATACCTAATGGCGCAACATGCGCACCTAATGCCAATGCAGGTTGAGTGTAGTCAGCAATGTTTTTGCCTTCACCAAACTCCGGATCAACAATAACGCCGCCATGCACGTATGGAAAACCAAAATGTTCTTCTTCTTTAGTGATGCGGTTTAGCTCATCGGGTGGAATATCATCCCCCATCATGTCTCGGCCATTATCGCTAAACCATAGCATTTGCGTGCTAGGGTGAAAGTCAAAGCCTACAGTATTGCGCACACCTTTGGCTAAAGTGGTTATTTCTTTGGTGTCCGTGTTTAACGAAAAAATACGACCAAACCGAGGTTCTTCTTCGCAAATATTACAGGGAACACCCACCGGAATAATCAGCTCGCCGTTTGGCGCAAAGCGTAAAAACTTCCAGCCATGGTGGCGCTCTGACGGTAAATCGCTATAAAACACTTCATACTCAGGGTTTTTGAGGTGCTTATCGATATTTTTAAAACGAATAATACGGTGCACTTCACCGACATATAAGTCACCGTCTTTAATCGCTAAACCCGAGGGCATATTCAGTCCCTCTGCAATCACTATTTTTTTATCTGCAACGCCGTCGCTGTTATGATCAATCAATGCATACACATTACCCGCATTACGCGAACCTGCATACACTATACCTCGGCTTGATACTGCAATTTGCCGAGCATTTTCAACATCATCAGCAAATAAGCTTATTTCAAACCCTGGGGCAGCCGTCAGCTTGTCGAGAATATTTTTCGCCATCACTGGCGATGACATAAAGCCGACTAACAACAGTGTGCTAAATAGTCTTTTCATTTGCCTCTCCTGTAGCCCAAAGGCTTATTAAACTTGTGCTTTGTTACCGTGATCTTCAAGCCATTGGCGGCGATCTGATGAACGCTTTTTAGCAAGTAACATATCCATCATTTCCATTGTTTGCTGCTCTTCATCAAGAGTAAGCTGCACTAAACGACGGGTATTTGGATCCATGGTTGTTTCACGCAATTGTAGCGGGTTCATTTCACCCAAGCCTTTAAAGCGTTGCACGTTTACCTTACCGCGTTTTTTCTCTGCTTCTATACGCGCTAAAATGCCCGTTTTTTCATCTTCATCAAGCGCGTAATAAACATCTTTACCAATATCAATTCTAAACAGCGGTGGCATAGCAACATACACATGCCCAGTTTTTACCAATTGTGGGAAGTGGCGCACAAATAAGGCACACAATAAAGTGGCAATGTGCAGTCCATCCGAGTCAGCATCCGCTAATATACATATTTTATTGTAACGCAGCCCTGATAAATCACTTGAATCGGGGTCAATACCCAATGCCACTGAAATATCATGCACTTCTTGAGAGGCCAAAATTTGCCCTGATTCTACTTCCCAAGTATTTAAAATTTTACCTCTTAGTGGCATGATTGCTTGGAACTCACGATCTCGCGCTTGTTTAGCTGAGCCACCCGCTGAATCACCCTCTACTAAAAACAATTCCGTGCGGTCATTATCAGCAGCACTACAATCGGTCAGTTTGCCTGGTAATGCAGGGCCTGAAGTAACACGTTTACGAACTACTTTTTTAGCCGCGCGTAAGCGACGCTGTGCATTTGAAATACACAATTCAGAAAGTAACTCTGCAGTGTCAGTGTGCTCATTTAGCCATAAGCTAAAGGCATCTTTTACGACACCCGATACAAACGCAGCACATGAACGTGATGAGAGTTTTTCTTTGGTTTGCCCTGCAAATTGTGGGTCTTGCATTTTTACCGACAATACATAACTACAACGTTCCCAAATATCATCTGGGGTGAGCTTTACACCACGTGGTAATAAGTTTCTAAATTCACAAAATTCACGCATCGCCTCTAAAAGCCCTTGGCGCAGGCCATTTACGTGGGTGCCACCTTGTGCGGTAGGAATTAAGTTTACATAACTTTCGGCTGTTGACTCACCGCCTTCAGGCATCCATACAACGGCCCAATCAGCGCCTTCAATAGAACTTGAAAACTCACCTACAAATGGGTCTTTAGGCAGTATCTCATAGCCTTTAACTGCTTCTACTAAGTAATCTTTTAAGCCGGTTTCATAAAACCACTCTTGGGTTTCTTTCGTTTGTTTATTTACAAACTTAATACGCAAACCTGGGCATAGTACCGCTTTGGCTTTTAATAAATGGTTAAGCTTAGTCAGTGAAAAGTTAGCAGAATCAAAATAGCTGGTATCTGGCCAAAAGCGCACGGTAGTACCGGTATTGCGTTTACCCACTGAGCCAATAACATTTAAATCTTCAACTTTATCGCCATGCTCAAAAGCCATTCTAAATTGCTGTGCGTCACGGCGAACCGTTACTTCCACACGGGTAGATAGCGCATTAACGACCGAGATACCTACCCCATGCAAACCACCAGAGAACTGGTAATTTTTATTTGAAAACTTACCACCTGCGTGTAATTTGGTGAATATTAGTTCAACCCCAGGAATACCTTCTTCAGGGTGAATATCTATCGGCATCCCCCGACCATCATCGCTCACTTCAAGTGAGTTATCTTCATGCAAAATGACATCAATACGCGTCGCATGCCCGGCCATTGCTTCATCAACACTGTTATCAATAACCTCTTGGCCTAAATGATTGGGGCGCGATGTGTCTGTATACATGCCTGGGCGGCGTTTTACCGGCTCTAATCCATTAAGTACTTCAATGGCTTCGGCGTTATAATTTTGTTGAGTCATAGTTTTTATCTTTATATACGCTAATATCTGATTTTAAGAAAATCGACAATGCTTGAAAAAGCTCGCTCAAAGCCATTAAAGCTATGATCGCCGCCAAATTCAATTAACTGTTTACATTGTGAGTAATACTTTATTGCGTGCTGAAAATTTAACACTTCATCCCCTGTTTGCTGTAATAAATACAACAGTTCAGGGTGTTTTAACTCTGTCACCGTTAATGCTTTTAACGCATCTATATGACGAGATTGTAATTGGTAATTATAATCTTGATACGGATTATAATTAGGCCCAAGTATAGGCTCTAATAATGTATATGGGGCAACGGCAGGATTAATTACCACCGCAGGAATTTGATAACGCTGCGATAAATACGTGGCAAAAAAACCACCTAACGAGCTGCCCAATAATACGGTATTCGGTGTTAATAGTTGTTCAAGCGCTATAATCGCCTCTATAGGTTCATGATTTAAGCGTGGCACACAATAATCAACATCATAGTGTGCCATAAGCTCACCAAAGCGCACAGCTTTATATGATTTTTCAGAGCTATTAAAACCGTGAATATAGATTACTCGTTTAACCATACCACGTCCGTGCGTATATGCACCTTTTGTTGCTCAGCATTTAAGTGCAGCATACGATAAGCCGCCCCTTTATCTTCTTGCTGCCAAGTAGCACTGTGCTTTGTAAACTGCACGGAACTGGCCGGTGTCGCGTAAATATCAAGCTCTCTAAATTGCTGTTGGTAGTCATTGTGAACATGCCCATGAAACAGCGCATCAACGCGGCCATTATTAACTAATAAATTTAATAGCTGCGGCCCATTTTCTAGCATGTGTTTGTCTAGGTAGCCATTAATAGGTAATGGGTTGTGATGACAAAATGCAATATGACGATTATCTGAATCGACTAAACACGCCATAATTTCCTCTAAATGCGAGGGCGTCACCCACCCAGCAGGGGTATTTCCTTTAGAATTAATTAATATCAGTTCAAACCCTTGCGCCACAATATGTTTAGCGCGTTGTATTTGCCCGCCACTAATTAAATTGAGCTGATCAATTTCATCATGATTGCCGGGAACCCAAAATACGGGGCAATCAAGGTCACTATTATGAATCAGTTCAGCAAATAATAAATAGGAATTAAAGCTGTGATCTTGGGTTAAATCGCCACCAAATATCAAGGCATCAGGCTGCTGTTTTGCTATATCTGTAAGTGCCCTAGTAAAATGTTCTGCGGTGTTAACCCCAAAATACTCGCCCTGCTTATCGCTAAAAAGGTGACAATCCGTTATATGGGCTATACGAAGCTGGGCTTGCTCAAAATAATACGTATCATCAAACCAAGCCATTATTTACATCCCAATTAAGTGTTGATTGACCTCGCTCTACACAGGCAACCAACCAATCATATAAAAAAGCATTCAACTGATACTTTTCATCTTTTTGATGCATCTTAGGATTAGGGTAGCCATAGGAAGGTTTGATTCGTTGGTGGTAATCATGATGGACAATTTCGGCTACCTTAGCATCATTATATAAGCGCACTGTTAAATACAAAGGCGAAATACCACTTACCATTCCTGATAACTGTTTAATAGATACATCAAGGGTGTACTTGGCAATGTCATCTATGTTGATGGCAAATTCACTGTGGCCCAGTTTGATTTCTCTAACACTGCCAATCGCTCGTTCACGAGGTAGTAATTTTAAAAGGCGTACGTAATTATGCTCACAAAGTGTTAAATACTTTGGAAGGCTTTGAATGTATCGAGTAGTCGTTAAAAGTGCTGTCAAAATACCGCCATTACTATTAAAAAATTAAAAACTATGCCCACTTCTTACGTATTCTGTCGCGATTTAGTGCTAACCATTGCAAGCAAATTACCGTAGCCGCATTATCTATCTCGCCACGATTGAGTCGCTCAAATGCTTCATCTAAATCCATAATATGCGTTTTAATATCTTCACCTTCGGTGTCTAAGCCGTATATACCGGTATTCATTTGGCTTAAGTCGGCGTGAGCTAAATATAAATATAAACGCTCTGTAGTACCGCCGGGGCTTGAAAGGTAAGACAACATAAACTCAAGTTCTGTTAAATTAAGTCCCGCTTCTTCAAACGCTTCTTTTTTAACAACCGACTCGTAATCTTCACTGCCATCGGTCATGCCCGCTATACATTCTAACAGCCAAGGCGTGTGTTTGCTTTTAATTGCGCCAATTCGAATTTGTTCAATTAGCAGCACTTGCTCAGTCACTGGATCATAAGGTAATACTGCGACCGCATCGCCACGCTCTAAAATTTCTCGACGAATAACCTCAGACTCTCCACCCGCAAATAAGGCATGCTTAAATTGATAAAGGTTTATTTTAAAAAAACCATCATACAAATTTTCAATTGGTTTTAATCTCACATCGTCATGGGTAAATTTAATACGACTTTTATTCGCCATCTATTCTTTCCTTTTTGAGGGTGCAAATACATCAACGTCATTTAGGTATATATTCTGTTACACTTGAGAACGCTGTTTTACTAATTTTTTTTTTAGTTATTAGTTAAAACAGGTTAACATGCTACTAGTACAAAAATTGTCTAAGGACCGAACATCACATGAAAAAGAACATCCTTGCTGCACTGGTTAGTTTATCATGCGCATTGGGCTCAACCGTAGCCAATGCAGAAGATTTACTTCAAGTTTTTGAAATCGCAACAGCCAACGATCCTACCGTTTTAAAAGCAAAAGCCCAAGCTGATGCACAATCATACCAAAGCGATCGCGCTATGAGCGCACTATTACCGCAAATTGGTTTAAGCATGAGTTATGAAAAAAGTGACTCGACCTCTTTTCAAAGCGTAGGCGATTTATCAAACCAAGTTAAAGTCGAAAGTGAAACGGACCAATTCAGACGTGGTATTAGCTTAAGCCAAACGCTATTTGATTTGGGCGCGTGGAATTCACTCGGCATTGCTGACAAACAAGCACTGCAAGCTAGTGGCCAGTACGATTTTGCTAAACAAGATTTAATAGTACGTGTGGCTGAAGGCTATTTTAACGTATTAAGCGCTATTGATAACCTTGAATTTGTACAAGCTGAAAAACGTGCCATTGAGCGCCAACTTGAACAAACTAAACAACGTTACGCTGTAGGTTTAACGGCTATTACCGATGTACATGAAGCACAAGCACAATTTGATAACTCAGTAGCGCAAGAAATCATTGCTAATAATGCAGTAGAAACAGCCCGTGAGCAACTACGTGAGATCACCGGTAAATACCATGCAAAGCTAGATATGTTA contains:
- a CDS encoding PQQ-dependent sugar dehydrogenase encodes the protein MKRLFSTLLLVGFMSSPVMAKNILDKLTAAPGFEISLFADDVENARQIAVSSRGIVYAGSRNAGNVYALIDHNSDGVADKKIVIAEGLNMPSGLAIKDGDLYVGEVHRIIRFKNIDKHLKNPEYEVFYSDLPSERHHGWKFLRFAPNGELIIPVGVPCNICEEEPRFGRIFSLNTDTKEITTLAKGVRNTVGFDFHPSTQMLWFSDNGRDMMGDDIPPDELNRITKEEEHFGFPYVHGGVIVDPEFGEGKNIADYTQPALALGAHVAPLGIHFYTGKQFPDSYKQQLFVAEHGSWNRSKKVGYKVAVATIENAKVTKYTPLITGFMQDETTFGRPVAFAQLNDGSLLVSDDYANVIYRVSYKKN
- the tolC gene encoding outer membrane channel protein TolC, which translates into the protein MKKNILAALVSLSCALGSTVANAEDLLQVFEIATANDPTVLKAKAQADAQSYQSDRAMSALLPQIGLSMSYEKSDSTSFQSVGDLSNQVKVESETDQFRRGISLSQTLFDLGAWNSLGIADKQALQASGQYDFAKQDLIVRVAEGYFNVLSAIDNLEFVQAEKRAIERQLEQTKQRYAVGLTAITDVHEAQAQFDNSVAQEIIANNAVETAREQLREITGKYHAKLDMLNTETFSTVKPSTPATDLVKIAKDKNLNLQVSKITVDIAKEQIELAKAGHYPKLTLNASYGDSLTDSELNGASFDDQPRSDSTSVGLNFSVPLYSGGATVAATDQARAFYVAASQDFETDYRAVTRSVITSYNQVVSDIATYKALEQAVISAQSALKATEAGFEVGTRTIVDVLVSTQNLYNAKRNLADVRYRYVVSTLRLKQATGTLSREDLVGINQGLNTVN
- a CDS encoding NUDIX domain-containing protein; translation: MANKSRIKFTHDDVRLKPIENLYDGFFKINLYQFKHALFAGGESEVIRREILERGDAVAVLPYDPVTEQVLLIEQIRIGAIKSKHTPWLLECIAGMTDGSEDYESVVKKEAFEEAGLNLTELEFMLSYLSSPGGTTERLYLYLAHADLSQMNTGIYGLDTEGEDIKTHIMDLDEAFERLNRGEIDNAATVICLQWLALNRDRIRKKWA
- the parE gene encoding DNA topoisomerase IV subunit B; the encoded protein is MTQQNYNAEAIEVLNGLEPVKRRPGMYTDTSRPNHLGQEVIDNSVDEAMAGHATRIDVILHEDNSLEVSDDGRGMPIDIHPEEGIPGVELIFTKLHAGGKFSNKNYQFSGGLHGVGISVVNALSTRVEVTVRRDAQQFRMAFEHGDKVEDLNVIGSVGKRNTGTTVRFWPDTSYFDSANFSLTKLNHLLKAKAVLCPGLRIKFVNKQTKETQEWFYETGLKDYLVEAVKGYEILPKDPFVGEFSSSIEGADWAVVWMPEGGESTAESYVNLIPTAQGGTHVNGLRQGLLEAMREFCEFRNLLPRGVKLTPDDIWERCSYVLSVKMQDPQFAGQTKEKLSSRSCAAFVSGVVKDAFSLWLNEHTDTAELLSELCISNAQRRLRAAKKVVRKRVTSGPALPGKLTDCSAADNDRTELFLVEGDSAGGSAKQARDREFQAIMPLRGKILNTWEVESGQILASQEVHDISVALGIDPDSSDLSGLRYNKICILADADSDGLHIATLLCALFVRHFPQLVKTGHVYVAMPPLFRIDIGKDVYYALDEDEKTGILARIEAEKKRGKVNVQRFKGLGEMNPLQLRETTMDPNTRRLVQLTLDEEQQTMEMMDMLLAKKRSSDRRQWLEDHGNKAQV
- a CDS encoding DUF1249 domain-containing protein, producing the protein MTALLTTTRYIQSLPKYLTLCEHNYVRLLKLLPRERAIGSVREIKLGHSEFAINIDDIAKYTLDVSIKQLSGMVSGISPLYLTVRLYNDAKVAEIVHHDYHQRIKPSYGYPNPKMHQKDEKYQLNAFLYDWLVACVERGQSTLNWDVNNGLV
- a CDS encoding metallophosphoesterase, with translation MAWFDDTYYFEQAQLRIAHITDCHLFSDKQGEYFGVNTAEHFTRALTDIAKQQPDALIFGGDLTQDHSFNSYLLFAELIHNSDLDCPVFWVPGNHDEIDQLNLISGGQIQRAKHIVAQGFELILINSKGNTPAGWVTPSHLEEIMACLVDSDNRHIAFCHHNPLPINGYLDKHMLENGPQLLNLLVNNGRVDALFHGHVHNDYQQQFRELDIYATPASSVQFTKHSATWQQEDKGAAYRMLHLNAEQQKVHIRTDVVWLNE
- a CDS encoding YqiA/YcfP family alpha/beta fold hydrolase, which translates into the protein MVKRVIYIHGFNSSEKSYKAVRFGELMAHYDVDYCVPRLNHEPIEAIIALEQLLTPNTVLLGSSLGGFFATYLSQRYQIPAVVINPAVAPYTLLEPILGPNYNPYQDYNYQLQSRHIDALKALTVTELKHPELLYLLQQTGDEVLNFQHAIKYYSQCKQLIEFGGDHSFNGFERAFSSIVDFLKIRY